The Hirundo rustica isolate bHirRus1 chromosome 24, bHirRus1.pri.v3, whole genome shotgun sequence genome includes a window with the following:
- the ELF3 gene encoding ETS-related transcription factor Elf-3, whose amino-acid sequence MAGSCEISNIFSNYISAMYQPDEGQPALDMLGQLGDDSSLGLSLPSSQPPAQSTDKPEWFSELPYFWTKVQVLEWISYHVEKNKYDASSIDFSCCNMDGHTLCHCSRDQMRLIFGPLGDELYDRLHEITSDELNWIIDLLEKEDVTSQTLLNTSHLELGNPCAKDSLEDLKPTNPFTDFTCLPGAMSPGSSDVSGPVMSHSPNSQDSGGSDLDLDPAESKLFPDDHFSGSKKGDSKHGKRKRGRPRKLSKESRDCLENRKSKHSPRGTHLWEFIRDILIHPELNEGLMKWEDRREGVFKFLRSEAVAQLWGQKKKNSSMTYEKLSRAMRYYYKREILERVDGRRLVYKFGKNSSGWKEEEVLNRNKEL is encoded by the exons ATGGCAGGATCTTGTGAGATCAGCAACATCTTCTCGAACTACATCAGCGCCATGTACCAGCCGGACGAGGGGCAGCCAGCCTTGGACATGCTGGGACAACTTGGGGATGACAGCAGCCTGGGGCTTAGTCTGCCCTCCAGCCAGCCCCCGGCACAGAGCACAG ACAAGCCAGAGTGGTTCAGTGAGCTCCCCTACTTCTGGACCAAGGTGCAGGTGCTGGAGTGGATCAGCTACCACGTGGAGAAGAACAAGTACGACGCCAGCTCCATCGACTTCTCCTGCTGCAACATGGACGGGCACACgctgtgccactgcagcagGGACCAGATGCGCCTCATCTTCGGGCCCTTGGGGGATGAGCTCTACGACCGCCTGCACGAGATCA CCTCTGATGAGCTGAACTGGATCATTGATCTGCTGGAAAAAGAGGATGTGACTTCCCAGACCCTCCTGAACACCAGCCACCTGG agctgggaaatcCCTGTGCCAAGGACTCCCTGGAAGACTTAAAGCCCACAAACCCTTTCACAGACTTCACCTGCTTGCCGGGTGCCAtgtccccaggcagctctgatGTCTCAG GGCCTGTGATGTCCCACAGCCCCAACTCTCAGGACTCCGGTGGAAGTGACCTCGACCTCGACCCTGCAGAATCAAAGCTCTTCCCTGATG ACCACTTTTCAGGCAGCAAAAAAGGGGACAGCAAACACGGCAAGCGGAAACGGGGACGGCCCCGAAAACTCAGCAAGGAGAGCAGAGACTGCCTGGAGAACCGGAAGAGCAAGCACT CCCCAAGAGGTACCCACCTGTGGGAGTTCATCCGGGACATCCTGATCCACCCCGAGCTGAACGAGGGGCTAATGAAGTGGGAGGACCGGCGGGAGGGAGTCTTCAAGTTCCTGCGCTCGGAAGCGGTGGCTCAGCTCTGGggccagaagaagaaaaacagcagcatgACCTACGAGAAGCTGAGCAGAGCCATGCG ATATTACTACAAACGAGAGATCCTGGAGAGAGTCGATGGACGGCGGCTGGTGTACAAGTTTGGGAAGAACTCCAGCGgctggaaggaagaggaggtgcTCAACAGGAACAAGGAGCTGTAG